In the Bordetella genomosp. 10 genome, one interval contains:
- a CDS encoding MFS transporter: MNSIIRRPPFGQKYAFVVVAIAFLALLAGAGQRSAPGVLIVPLEKAFGWDRDITSLSAAIGIFLYGLVGPFAAALMQSFGVRRTLLCALALMAAATGASAWMTQPWQLIASWGVLSGIGTGCVAIVFGATVVNRWFVKHRGLMMGLLTASTATGTLIFLPGLAALAESGGWRPVVLTISAVCLCLLPLAWLILPERPSDIGMVPYGADADYRAPAPVHANPLKAAFSVLGRAARTRNFWFLFATFFVCGFTTNGLIGTHFIALCNDEGIAEVRAAGLLALMGLFDLVGTTASGWLTDRYDPRKLLFVYYGLRGLSLMFLPFSDFSIYSLGIFAVFYGLDWIATVPPTLRLTVESFGERDAPIVFGWIVAGHQLGAASAAFMAGVVRAAQGSYLNAFLISGATGVVAAVIALQVRNAKAARTAPQASA, from the coding sequence ATGAATTCGATAATCCGTCGGCCGCCCTTCGGGCAGAAGTATGCGTTCGTGGTGGTCGCCATCGCGTTTCTCGCCTTGCTGGCGGGCGCGGGCCAACGGTCGGCCCCGGGCGTGCTGATCGTGCCGCTGGAAAAGGCGTTCGGCTGGGATCGCGATATCACGTCGCTGTCCGCGGCCATCGGCATCTTTCTCTATGGCCTGGTCGGGCCTTTCGCGGCGGCCCTGATGCAGAGCTTCGGCGTGCGCCGCACGCTGCTGTGCGCCTTGGCGCTGATGGCCGCCGCCACCGGCGCCAGCGCCTGGATGACGCAACCCTGGCAATTGATCGCAAGCTGGGGCGTGCTGTCCGGCATCGGCACCGGCTGCGTGGCCATCGTTTTCGGGGCCACCGTGGTCAATCGCTGGTTCGTCAAGCACCGCGGCCTGATGATGGGGCTGCTCACGGCCAGCACGGCGACCGGCACGCTGATCTTCCTGCCCGGCCTGGCCGCGCTGGCCGAAAGCGGCGGCTGGCGGCCCGTGGTGCTGACGATTTCGGCGGTGTGCCTGTGCCTGCTGCCCCTGGCCTGGCTGATCCTGCCGGAGCGGCCGTCCGATATCGGCATGGTGCCCTATGGCGCCGATGCGGATTACCGGGCGCCGGCGCCGGTCCACGCCAATCCCCTGAAGGCCGCTTTCTCGGTGCTCGGCCGGGCGGCGCGCACGCGCAATTTCTGGTTCCTGTTCGCCACGTTCTTCGTCTGCGGCTTCACGACCAACGGCTTGATCGGCACGCACTTCATCGCGCTGTGCAATGACGAGGGCATCGCCGAGGTGCGCGCCGCGGGCTTGCTGGCCTTGATGGGCCTGTTCGACCTGGTCGGCACCACGGCGTCCGGCTGGCTGACCGACCGCTACGATCCGCGCAAGCTGCTGTTCGTCTACTACGGGTTGCGCGGCCTGTCGCTGATGTTCCTGCCGTTTTCGGATTTCTCCATCTACAGCCTGGGCATCTTCGCGGTGTTCTATGGCCTGGACTGGATCGCGACCGTGCCGCCGACGCTGCGCCTGACCGTCGAGTCCTTCGGCGAGCGCGATGCGCCCATCGTGTTCGGCTGGATCGTCGCCGGCCACCAGTTGGGTGCGGCCAGCGCGGCGTTCATGGCCGGGGTGGTGCGGGCCGCGCAGGGCAGTTACCTGAACGCCTTCCTGATTTCCGGCGCCACCGGCGTCGTGGCCGCGGTGATCGCCTTGCAGGTGCGCAATGCCAAGGCCGCGCGGACGGCGCCCCAGGCGTCTGCTTGA
- a CDS encoding ABC transporter ATP-binding protein codes for MLVVEDLHKSFATAQGGLPVLRGVNLRLAAGESLALTGESGSGKSTLLHLIAGLDYPDSGRVLVDGEALHARREAGLAQWRRTGIGLVFQQYNLIGSLDVAANLDFQARLAGRHDAAWTAHLAERLGLASLLSRYPEQLSGGQQQRVAIGRALASRPALVLADEPTGSLDEGSSDAVLDLLLALVRDAGSSLLMVTHSARLAARLSRCVVLHLGRVRDDEDRGDAGAGAEAGADIGSPAAAGLPASAARA; via the coding sequence GTGCTTGTTGTCGAGGATCTGCATAAATCGTTCGCTACCGCGCAGGGCGGCCTGCCCGTGCTGCGCGGGGTCAACCTGCGCCTGGCCGCCGGTGAAAGCCTGGCGTTGACGGGGGAATCGGGCAGCGGCAAGAGCACCTTGCTGCACCTGATCGCCGGCCTGGACTATCCCGATAGCGGACGCGTGCTGGTCGACGGCGAGGCGCTGCATGCGCGGCGCGAAGCGGGACTCGCGCAATGGCGCAGGACGGGCATCGGCCTGGTGTTCCAGCAATACAACCTGATCGGCAGCCTCGACGTGGCGGCCAACCTGGACTTCCAGGCGCGGCTGGCGGGCCGCCACGATGCCGCCTGGACGGCGCATCTCGCGGAACGCCTCGGGCTGGCCTCCTTGCTGTCGCGCTATCCGGAGCAATTGTCGGGCGGCCAGCAGCAGCGCGTGGCCATCGGGCGCGCGCTGGCGAGCCGGCCGGCCCTGGTGCTGGCGGACGAGCCGACCGGCAGCCTGGACGAAGGCAGCAGCGATGCCGTGCTGGATCTGCTGCTGGCCCTGGTGCGCGATGCGGGCAGCAGCCTGCTGATGGTGACGCACAGCGCGCGCCTGGCCGCGCGCCTGTCGCGTTGCGTGGTGCTGCACCTGGGACGGGTGCGGGACGACGAGGATCGCGGCGATGCCGGCGCAGGCGCGGAGGCCGGCGCGGATATCGGCAGCCCGGCCGCGGCGGGCCTTCCCGCTTCCGCGGCGCGGGCGTGA
- a CDS encoding entericidin A/B family lipoprotein gives MKNKAFLVVMLAFSALVAGCNTVHGAGQDIERGGEKIQNAADRHS, from the coding sequence ATGAAGAACAAAGCCTTTCTCGTTGTGATGCTTGCTTTTTCCGCCCTCGTCGCGGGTTGCAACACCGTGCACGGCGCCGGCCAGGACATCGAGCGCGGCGGCGAAAAAATCCAGAATGCGGCCGATCGTCATTCATAA
- a CDS encoding recombination-associated protein RdgC, translating to MWFKNLKIYRLSAPWAVLGDALEDALAKFAYQGGNNLEMQSLGWIAPRENGRLAHVVNGQILLALRAEKKLLPATVVNQVTKARAQEIEEQQGYKPGRKQMKEIKERVTDELLPKAFSIYRDTRVWIDPQNHWLVIDAAASAKADEVLGLLAKTVDPFPVEGLYVNQSPASAMTGWLAADEAPANFSIDQDTELKSSGDSGAAIRYVKHSIDADDVRRHIQNGKQCTRLAMTWSDRISFVLTEGLDVKRVSPLDVLKENTDAMAQNDDEKFDSDMTLMTGELSKLMAELVEALGGEKKGI from the coding sequence ATGTGGTTCAAGAATCTCAAGATCTACCGTCTCTCCGCGCCCTGGGCCGTCTTGGGCGACGCGCTGGAAGACGCCCTCGCCAAATTTGCCTACCAAGGCGGCAATAACCTGGAAATGCAGAGCCTGGGGTGGATCGCCCCGCGCGAGAACGGCCGCCTGGCGCACGTCGTCAACGGCCAGATACTGCTCGCCCTGCGCGCCGAAAAGAAGCTGCTGCCGGCCACGGTCGTCAACCAGGTGACCAAGGCGCGCGCCCAGGAAATCGAGGAACAGCAAGGCTACAAGCCCGGCCGCAAGCAGATGAAGGAAATCAAGGAGCGCGTCACCGACGAACTGCTCCCCAAGGCCTTCAGCATCTATCGCGACACCCGTGTCTGGATCGACCCGCAGAATCACTGGCTGGTGATCGACGCCGCCGCCTCGGCCAAGGCCGACGAAGTGCTCGGCCTGCTGGCCAAGACCGTCGATCCCTTCCCGGTCGAAGGCCTGTACGTCAACCAGTCGCCGGCCTCGGCCATGACCGGCTGGCTGGCCGCCGACGAGGCGCCGGCGAACTTCAGCATCGACCAGGACACCGAGCTGAAGTCTTCCGGCGACAGCGGCGCGGCCATCCGCTACGTCAAGCACTCCATCGACGCCGACGACGTGCGCCGCCATATCCAGAACGGCAAGCAATGCACCCGCCTGGCCATGACCTGGTCGGACCGCATTTCCTTCGTCCTGACGGAAGGCCTGGACGTCAAGCGGGTGTCCCCGCTGGACGTGCTGAAGGAAAACACCGACGCGATGGCGCAGAACGACGACGAGAAATTCGACTCCGACATGACGCTGATGACGGGCGAATTGTCCAAGTTGATGGCCGAGCTCGTGGAAGCGCTGGGCGGCGAGAAGAAAGGGATCTGA
- a CDS encoding ABC transporter permease: MRVFLSCMRALAGHWRRHPLQCASIVCGLWLATALWSGVQALNAQARADYARASAVLLGPAQAQWLPRQGSLLDQETYVQLRLAGWRVSPVLEGRLRFPGDPPLTLRVMGIEPLSLPPGTEVAGQAAKAFDMGAFIGEPGQAWAGPDTLRRLGVREGARPVTLDGAELPVLRLRPDLAPGVLVMDIGHAQALLHEPGKLSRLLVAEDAGAGAAPPAPPAPWADRLMLARADDRDDLGRLTESFHLNLTALGMLAFIVGLFIVHASIGLALEQRRSLLRTLRACGVSLRALMIALAVELGAFALAGGVAGVASGYVLAGLLLGNMAASLRGLYGAEVAGHLSLPAWWWGAGIGMTLLGALAAGAGSLWRAARLPLLAIARPQAWRGAQAARQRRHLVYAALLAVFAAGCGMAGDSLATAFAMQAAILLASALLLPALLDAMLAWGARYARGPLSSWFVADSRQQLPALSLALMALLLALGASVGVGSMTEGFRKTFVGWLDQRLSADIYLNPRDSAQGVEAMQWLRTRADVRAVLPQWRAVTHVRGWPVELQGVIDDPETARQWPLLEQSADAWRQVAAGRGVMVSEQLARRLRLRLGDTLVLDGVAGEGAPAGGSPETSAPAAKASAGAQGPPSPAAFTVVARYADYGNPRGHALLDAAVLQRLEPEAALRSLNVYAAPSAGDDGRRIGALRTALEQRYGADGMQVAEQASIKLWSTQVFERTFAATAALNTLTLGVAGIALFISLLTLSQGRLAQLAPLWALGVPRRRLAWLALGQVLILSSLTVLFAMPLGVLLAWTLVAVVNVQAFGWRLPLYVFPSQLSMLGLLGLLTSLLAAAWPVWQLRRRQPAELIRQFADET, encoded by the coding sequence ATGCGGGTCTTTCTTTCCTGCATGCGGGCCCTGGCAGGCCATTGGCGCCGGCATCCCTTGCAATGCGCCAGCATCGTGTGCGGCCTGTGGCTGGCGACGGCCTTGTGGAGCGGCGTGCAGGCCTTGAACGCGCAGGCGCGCGCCGATTATGCGCGAGCCAGCGCGGTCCTGCTGGGCCCGGCGCAGGCGCAATGGCTGCCGCGGCAGGGCAGCCTGCTCGACCAGGAAACCTATGTGCAACTGCGCCTTGCCGGATGGCGGGTATCGCCCGTCCTGGAAGGCCGGCTGCGTTTTCCCGGCGATCCGCCCCTGACGCTGCGGGTGATGGGCATCGAGCCGCTCAGCCTGCCGCCCGGCACGGAGGTGGCGGGACAGGCCGCCAAGGCCTTCGACATGGGCGCCTTCATCGGCGAACCCGGGCAGGCCTGGGCCGGGCCCGACACCTTGCGCCGATTGGGCGTGCGGGAGGGCGCAAGGCCGGTCACGCTGGATGGGGCCGAGCTGCCTGTCCTGCGCCTGCGGCCCGACCTGGCGCCGGGCGTGCTGGTGATGGACATCGGCCACGCGCAGGCATTGCTGCACGAGCCGGGCAAGCTGTCGCGCCTGCTGGTGGCGGAAGACGCAGGCGCCGGCGCCGCGCCGCCTGCGCCACCCGCGCCCTGGGCGGACAGGCTGATGCTGGCGCGCGCCGACGATCGCGACGATCTCGGGCGCCTGACCGAAAGCTTCCATCTCAATCTCACCGCGCTGGGCATGCTGGCCTTCATCGTGGGGCTGTTCATCGTGCATGCATCCATCGGCCTGGCCCTGGAGCAGCGGCGATCCCTGTTGCGCACCTTGCGCGCGTGCGGCGTCAGCCTGCGCGCGTTGATGATCGCGCTGGCCGTCGAGCTGGGCGCCTTCGCGCTGGCGGGCGGCGTGGCCGGGGTCGCCAGCGGCTACGTGCTGGCGGGGCTGCTGCTGGGCAATATGGCCGCCAGCCTGCGCGGCCTGTACGGCGCCGAAGTGGCGGGCCACCTGAGCCTGCCGGCCTGGTGGTGGGGGGCGGGTATCGGCATGACGCTATTGGGCGCGCTGGCGGCGGGCGCCGGCAGCCTGTGGCGGGCGGCGCGCCTGCCTTTGCTGGCCATCGCGCGGCCGCAGGCGTGGCGCGGGGCGCAGGCGGCGCGCCAGCGGCGCCACCTCGTATACGCGGCGCTGCTGGCGGTGTTCGCGGCGGGGTGCGGGATGGCGGGCGACAGCCTGGCGACGGCCTTCGCGATGCAGGCGGCGATCCTGCTGGCGTCGGCCTTGCTGCTGCCCGCCTTGCTGGATGCGATGCTGGCCTGGGGCGCGCGGTATGCGCGCGGCCCGCTGTCCTCCTGGTTCGTCGCCGACAGCCGGCAGCAGTTGCCGGCGCTGAGCCTGGCCTTGATGGCCTTGTTGCTGGCCCTGGGCGCCAGCGTGGGCGTGGGCAGCATGACCGAGGGGTTTCGCAAGACCTTCGTCGGCTGGCTGGACCAGCGCTTGTCGGCGGACATCTATCTGAACCCGCGCGATAGCGCGCAGGGCGTCGAGGCCATGCAATGGCTGCGGACGCGCGCCGACGTGCGCGCGGTATTGCCGCAATGGCGCGCCGTCACGCACGTGCGGGGCTGGCCGGTGGAGCTGCAGGGCGTGATCGACGATCCCGAAACGGCGCGGCAGTGGCCGCTGCTGGAGCAGTCCGCCGATGCCTGGCGGCAGGTGGCCGCGGGGCGCGGCGTGATGGTCAGCGAGCAGTTGGCCCGGCGCCTGCGGCTGCGGTTGGGGGATACGCTGGTCCTGGACGGCGTGGCGGGGGAGGGGGCGCCGGCCGGAGGATCGCCGGAGACCTCGGCGCCAGCCGCGAAGGCCTCGGCCGGCGCGCAAGGGCCACCGTCCCCGGCCGCCTTCACCGTGGTGGCCCGCTACGCCGACTATGGCAATCCGCGCGGCCATGCGCTGCTGGACGCCGCCGTGTTGCAGCGGCTGGAGCCGGAGGCGGCGCTGCGCAGCCTGAACGTCTACGCCGCGCCGTCCGCCGGCGATGACGGGCGGCGCATCGGCGCGCTGCGGACGGCGCTGGAGCAGCGCTATGGGGCAGACGGCATGCAGGTCGCCGAGCAGGCCTCGATCAAGCTGTGGTCCACGCAGGTGTTCGAGCGCACCTTCGCCGCGACGGCCGCGCTGAATACCTTGACGCTGGGCGTGGCGGGCATCGCCCTGTTCATCAGCCTGCTGACCCTGAGCCAGGGCCGCCTGGCGCAACTGGCGCCGTTGTGGGCCCTGGGCGTGCCGCGCCGCCGCCTGGCCTGGCTGGCGCTGGGCCAGGTGCTGATCCTGTCTTCGCTGACGGTGTTGTTCGCCATGCCGCTGGGCGTGCTGCTGGCGTGGACGCTGGTGGCGGTGGTCAACGTGCAGGCCTTCGGCTGGCGGCTTCCGCTGTACGTCTTTCCATCGCAGTTGTCGATGCTGGGGCTGCTGGGCTTGTTGACGAGCCTGCTGGCGGCCGCGTGGCCGGTGTGGCAGTTGCGGCGCCGGCAGCCGGCCGAATTGATCAGGCAGTTCGCCGATGAAACGTGA
- a CDS encoding TetR/AcrR family transcriptional regulator: MKTPSSNPSPTPSQEDAKPPRAAERIQRTAAELFYREGIRAVGVDEIVNRAGATKPSLYRSFGSKDELAAAYLRDYECRFYERFEEAIAPHRGDPRAQLIAYFTYIAERTASPAYRGCGLTNAAVEYPRTQDDAAPHPARQVAEDNKREVRRIFRDMAAAAGVRDAEGLGDALLLILEGCFVTVQLFEADGHRPSRAAPAAARRLIDAYLAESGPAGEDAGPAK; this comes from the coding sequence ATGAAAACGCCCTCCTCGAACCCATCGCCCACGCCCTCCCAGGAAGACGCGAAACCCCCGCGCGCGGCGGAACGCATCCAGCGCACGGCGGCGGAACTGTTCTATCGGGAAGGCATCCGGGCCGTCGGCGTCGATGAAATCGTCAACCGCGCCGGCGCCACCAAGCCCAGCCTGTACCGCAGCTTCGGCTCCAAGGACGAATTGGCCGCCGCCTACCTGCGCGACTACGAATGCCGTTTCTACGAGCGTTTCGAGGAGGCCATCGCGCCGCATCGGGGCGACCCGCGCGCCCAGCTCATCGCGTATTTCACCTATATCGCCGAGCGCACGGCCTCGCCGGCCTATCGCGGCTGCGGCCTGACCAACGCCGCCGTGGAGTATCCGCGGACCCAGGACGATGCCGCTCCCCACCCGGCGCGGCAGGTGGCCGAAGACAACAAGCGGGAGGTCCGGCGCATCTTCCGCGACATGGCGGCCGCCGCGGGCGTGCGCGACGCCGAGGGCCTGGGCGATGCGCTGCTGCTGATCCTGGAAGGTTGTTTCGTCACGGTGCAGTTGTTCGAGGCCGACGGCCACCGCCCCTCCCGCGCCGCGCCCGCGGCCGCGCGGCGCCTGATCGACGCCTACTTGGCCGAGAGCGGTCCGGCCGGCGAGGATGCCGGGCCGGCAAAATGA
- a CDS encoding BPTD_2524 family lipoprotein translates to MSVFRPLLASALVLLGGCASEGVTSDGNFPTLTFPVQTDYMAAFRRAGEFVRVCHTDVVYAYGVNYLSNQSYDERTATGTVTVFKRGEPAKLLEVIKVRPDGPVNTARYATAIVTVLGSQPWDQREMEAARQSMQSATPACRQGPGGDAAPTLERRAPELQGEQIPDGA, encoded by the coding sequence ATGTCCGTTTTCCGGCCTCTCTTGGCGAGCGCCCTCGTCCTTCTCGGCGGTTGCGCCTCCGAGGGCGTCACATCCGACGGCAACTTTCCCACGCTGACTTTCCCGGTGCAGACCGATTACATGGCCGCGTTCCGCCGCGCCGGCGAGTTCGTGCGCGTCTGCCACACCGACGTGGTGTACGCCTATGGCGTCAACTACCTCTCCAACCAGTCCTATGACGAGCGCACGGCCACCGGCACGGTGACCGTCTTCAAGCGCGGCGAGCCGGCCAAGCTGCTGGAGGTCATCAAGGTGCGTCCGGACGGCCCGGTGAACACCGCCCGCTACGCCACGGCCATCGTCACCGTGCTCGGCAGCCAGCCCTGGGACCAGCGGGAAATGGAAGCGGCCCGCCAGTCCATGCAATCGGCCACGCCCGCTTGCCGCCAGGGCCCGGGCGGCGACGCCGCGCCGACCTTGGAACGGCGCGCGCCCGAATTGCAAGGCGAGCAGATTCCGGATGGGGCGTAA
- a CDS encoding lipocalin-like domain-containing protein: MKQAVLLLAALLSLLSLPILLAGCDDAKPPPSRAGYAGLGSEADDYARVTRGRPLVFPADHGPHDGYRIEWWYVTADLKDEDGHDWGVQWTLFRSALRPGPEEAGWESPNVWMAHAALTDATAHLFAEKFARGGIGQAGVTVGAPGAQGPSFFDAWIDDWSLRGPDIDHLAMRADGKDFRYRLDLAADGPLVLHGDGGYSEKSGQGQASYYYSQPFYRVSGEVERAGKVHRVQGTAWLDREWSSQPLSADQRGWDWFSLHLASGAKLMLFQVRQSNAAPYRAGTWIGADGRSTALRAAQIRLDPLDWSRQDDGRRLPTRWRVRVAGVPGGDVDVTADALQPKAWMGTSFPYWEGPVRLSNGGSGYLEMTGY, from the coding sequence ATGAAGCAGGCCGTCCTGCTGCTCGCCGCGCTGCTCTCCCTGCTGTCCCTGCCTATCCTGCTCGCGGGCTGCGACGATGCCAAGCCGCCGCCGTCGCGCGCGGGCTATGCGGGGCTTGGGAGCGAGGCCGACGACTATGCGCGCGTGACGCGCGGCAGGCCCTTGGTCTTTCCGGCCGACCACGGACCGCACGACGGGTATCGCATCGAATGGTGGTACGTGACGGCGGACCTGAAGGACGAGGACGGGCACGACTGGGGCGTCCAGTGGACCTTGTTCAGGTCGGCCTTGCGGCCCGGTCCCGAGGAGGCCGGGTGGGAGAGCCCCAACGTCTGGATGGCGCACGCGGCCCTCACCGACGCCACCGCGCATCTGTTCGCGGAGAAATTCGCCCGCGGCGGCATAGGGCAGGCCGGCGTGACGGTCGGCGCGCCCGGCGCGCAGGGGCCCTCGTTCTTTGACGCCTGGATCGACGACTGGTCGTTGCGGGGCCCCGACATCGACCATCTGGCGATGCGGGCCGACGGCAAGGACTTTCGGTATCGCCTGGACCTCGCCGCCGACGGTCCCCTGGTGCTTCATGGCGACGGCGGCTATAGCGAAAAGTCGGGGCAGGGCCAGGCTTCGTATTACTACAGCCAGCCGTTCTACCGCGTCAGCGGCGAGGTCGAACGCGCGGGCAAGGTCCACCGCGTGCAGGGCACGGCATGGCTGGACCGGGAATGGAGCAGCCAGCCCTTGTCCGCCGATCAGCGGGGCTGGGACTGGTTCTCCCTGCACTTGGCCTCCGGCGCCAAGCTCATGCTGTTCCAGGTGCGCCAGTCCAATGCCGCGCCGTATCGCGCCGGAACGTGGATAGGCGCCGACGGGCGTTCGACGGCCTTGCGCGCCGCCCAGATCCGGCTCGATCCCCTGGACTGGAGCCGCCAGGACGACGGCCGCCGCCTGCCGACGCGCTGGCGGGTGCGGGTCGCCGGCGTGCCCGGCGGCGACGTCGACGTCACCGCCGACGCGCTCCAGCCCAAGGCGTGGATGGGGACGTCGTTCCCGTATTGGGAAGGTCCGGTGCGCTTATCGAACGGCGGCTCGGGCTACCTGGAAATGACCGGGTACTGA
- a CDS encoding aspartate carbamoyltransferase has product MSISQQAFLRDAMRRLNLTRDVFATRIGVKRRALDTWLLPEGSQEFRTMPEVVERFVTEIVQNNVLLEKYTQSALSGPLRDRISVEGKPQLLSVDQFTRESVEDLFRVADMMQPIARRQKVSRVLEGAVLGNLFFEASTRTRVSFGSAFCRLGGSVCDTTGFTFSSMAKGESIYDTSRVMSGYVDAMVIRHPEQGSVAEFARATNIPVVNGGDGPGEHPSQALLDLYTILTEFSRLGKLLDGAHIAMVGDLKYGRTVHSLIKLLALYRGVKFTLVSPPGLEMPSYIVEQAARNGNVIEQKTSLADGLSGADVIYATRVQKERFVDEAQEGYTPDFQINHATIDAHCGPDTIVMHPLPRDSRPGANDLSTDLNHDPRLAIFRQTDNGIPIRMAIFAVLLGVEGLVQHSMRDVTWQHPSHVGPDDSVFHGLE; this is encoded by the coding sequence ATGTCCATCTCCCAGCAAGCCTTCCTGCGCGACGCCATGCGCCGCCTCAACCTGACGCGCGACGTCTTCGCCACGCGTATCGGCGTCAAGCGGCGCGCCCTCGACACCTGGCTGTTGCCGGAAGGGTCGCAGGAATTCCGCACCATGCCGGAAGTGGTCGAGCGCTTCGTCACGGAAATCGTGCAGAACAACGTGCTGCTGGAAAAGTATACGCAGAGCGCGCTGTCCGGTCCCCTGCGCGACCGCATCAGCGTGGAAGGCAAGCCGCAACTGCTGTCGGTCGACCAGTTCACGCGCGAATCGGTGGAAGACCTGTTCCGCGTGGCCGACATGATGCAACCCATCGCGCGCCGCCAGAAGGTGTCGCGCGTGTTGGAAGGGGCGGTGCTGGGCAACCTGTTCTTCGAGGCCAGCACGCGCACGCGCGTGAGCTTCGGCTCGGCGTTCTGCCGCCTGGGCGGGTCGGTGTGCGACACCACCGGCTTCACCTTCTCGTCGATGGCGAAGGGCGAGTCCATCTACGACACCAGCCGCGTGATGAGCGGTTATGTCGACGCCATGGTGATCCGCCATCCGGAGCAGGGGTCGGTGGCCGAATTCGCGCGCGCCACCAACATCCCGGTGGTCAACGGCGGCGACGGCCCCGGCGAGCATCCCAGCCAGGCGCTGCTGGACCTCTACACCATCCTCACCGAGTTCTCGCGCCTGGGCAAGCTGCTGGACGGCGCGCACATCGCCATGGTCGGCGACCTGAAATACGGCCGCACCGTGCATTCGCTGATCAAGCTGCTGGCCCTGTACCGCGGCGTGAAGTTCACGCTGGTGTCGCCGCCGGGGCTGGAAATGCCGTCCTACATCGTCGAACAGGCCGCGCGCAACGGCAACGTGATCGAGCAGAAGACGTCCCTGGCCGACGGCCTGTCGGGCGCCGACGTGATCTACGCGACGCGGGTGCAGAAGGAGCGTTTCGTCGACGAGGCCCAGGAAGGCTATACGCCGGATTTCCAGATCAACCACGCCACCATCGACGCCCATTGCGGTCCCGACACCATCGTCATGCACCCCTTGCCGCGCGACAGCCGGCCCGGCGCCAACGACCTGAGCACCGACCTCAACCACGATCCGCGCCTGGCCATCTTCCGCCAGACCGATAACGGGATTCCCATCCGCATGGCCATCTTCGCCGTGCTGCTGGGCGTGGAAGGCCTGGTGCAGCATTCGATGCGCGACGTCACGTGGCAGCATCCGTCGCACGTCGGTCCCGACGACTCGGTGTTCCACGGTTTGGAGTAA